One region of Vigna angularis cultivar LongXiaoDou No.4 chromosome 10, ASM1680809v1, whole genome shotgun sequence genomic DNA includes:
- the LOC108336111 gene encoding anaphase-promoting complex subunit 8 — MSSKESCRSELRIAIRQLSDRCLYSASKWAAEQLVGIEHDPVKFTPSNTRFQRGSSSIRRKYKTHDVTVTPIAGVSYVATPVMEEDELVDDDFYLQAKAYFDCREYKRAAHVLRDQNGRKAVFLRCYALYLAGEKRKEEEMIELEGPLGKSDAINRELVSLERELSTLRNNGKIDPFGLYLYGLVLKQKGSENLSRTVLVESVNSYPWNWNVWTELQSLCKTVDILNSLNLNSHWMKDFFLASVYQELRMHNDSLSKYEYLLGTFGNSNYIQAQIAKAQYSLREFDQVEAIFEELLSNDPYRVEDMDMYSNVLYAKECFSALSYLAHRVFLTDKYRPESCCIIGNYYSLKGQHEKAVVYFRRALKLNKNFLSAWTLMGHEFVEMKNTPAAVDAYRRAVDIDPRDYRAWYGLGQAYEMMGMPLYALHYFKKSVFLQPNDSRLWIAMAQCYETDQLRMLDEAVKCYRRAANCNDREAIALHNLARLLSELGRPEEAAFYYKKDLERMESEEREGPKMVEALLYLAKYYRAQKKFEEAEVYCTRLLDYTGPERETAKSILRGMRTVQSGFPSMDVEHFPPNPF; from the exons GGCAGCAGAACAGTTGGTGGGTATTGAGCACGACCCTGTAAAGTTCACTCCTTCGAACACCAGATTTCAGCGTGGGAGTTCAAGCATTCGCAGGAAGTACAAGACTCATGATGTCACTGTGACTCCAATAGCGGGTGTTTCGTATGTCGCCACACCTGTGATGGAGGAAGATGAACTTGTTGATGATGATTTTTACCTTCAGGCAAAGGCTTATTTTGATTGCCGTGAGTATAAGCGAGCTGCTCATGTTCTTCGTGATCAAAATGGAAGAAAGGCGGTATTCTTGCGCTGTTATGCTCTCTATCTG GCTGGAGAAAAGCgaaaagaggaagaaatgaTAGAACTTGAGGGGCCTCTGGGTAAGAGCGATGCTATTAATCGTGAATTAGTATCTTTGGAGAGAGAATTGTCAACACTACGCAATAATGGTAAAATTGATCCTTTTGGTTTGTACTTATATGGTCTTGTGCTCAAACAGAAAGGCAGTGAGAACCTTTCACGTACAGTTCTCGTGGAATCTGTTAATAGCTACCCTTGGAACTGGAATGTCTGGACTGAGCTGCAATCCTTATGCAAAACAGTTGATATATTGAATAGTCTTAATCTCAATAGCCATTGGATGAAGGATTTTTTCCTTGCCAGTGTTTACCAAGAATTAAGGATGCACAATGACTCTCTGTCAAAATATGAATACCTACTGGGAACCTTTGGTAATAGTAATTATATACAGGCACAAATTGCAAAAGCCCAGTACAGTTTGAGAGAATTTGATCAAGTTGAAGCAATATTCGAAGAACTGCTTAGTAATGATCCATACAGAGTAGAAGATATGGACATGTACTCCAACGTGCTGTATGCTAAGGAATGTTTTTCTGCTTTGAGTTATCTTGCGCATAGAGTATTCTTGACTGATAAATACAGACCTGAATCTTGTTGTATTATTGGAAATTATTACAGTTTAAAAGGGCAGCATGAAAAGGCAGTTGTGTATTTTAGGAGAGCtcttaaattgaacaaaaatttcTTATCTGCTTGGACACTTATGGGACATGAGTTTGTTGAGATGAAAAACACTCCTGCTGCTGTGGATGCCTATCGTCGGGCAGTAGACATTGACCCACGTGATTATCGTGCTTGGTATGGACTAGGACAGGCTTATGAGATGATGGGAATGCCTCTCTATGCGCTTCATTACTTCAAAAAATCCGTATTCTTGCAGCCAAATGATTCTCGACTGTGGATTGCTATGGCACAGTGCTATGAAACTGATCAACTTCGCATGCTTGATGAAGCAGTAAAGTGTTACAGAAGAGCAGCAAATTGTAATGACAGGGAAGCAATTGCACTGCACAACTTGGCAAGACTTCTTTCGGAGCTGGGGCGCCCTGAAGAGGCTGCATTTTACTACAAAAAGGACTTAGAGAGGATGGAATCTGAAGAGAGGGAAGGGCCTAAAATGGTTGAGGCTTTGCTCTATCTTGCAAAATATTACAGAGCACAGAAAAAGTTTGAAGAAGCTGAGGTATACTGTACACGTCTTCTGGATTATACTGGCCCG gAGAGAGAAACAGCAAAGAGTATACTTAGAGGAATGCGAACAGTACAGTCTGGTTTCCCTTCCATGGATGTTGAGCATTTTCCTCCTAATCCCTTTTGA